The following is a genomic window from Maniola hyperantus chromosome 15, iAphHyp1.2, whole genome shotgun sequence.
TAAACTTACTAATTCAGCACACCAGTCAGATTATTATTgatatactagctgacctgtCTGAAAGTGTGTCTATAAAGGAACCTTTTGCTGTCAACATTTCGAGTTTCTAACTGCAGCGTTTTAGCTGGTTTTAGGCGGTGCATTGATAGAGAagcagtcagtcaggacaagtgtttttatatttgttgatgatatgataattttttcacgtcatctatcaataatctgaATGGTATGTCAAACACATCTATCCTCGGTTTTGGTCAATATCTACCGTAACAACTTTAATCCTCATATTATTCGTATCCAAAGTAAACATTGATattaaagtgtaatttttttattttttttacagtaaTCCTTGGCAAATCCCATTATCTTTTGTACGTACTTGCAACAGCGATGCAACCCCGTTGGCTCGTCACTCTTGACAAAAATCTTCAGCCCATTAATGTTAGCGTACGCGTCGGACAGGTAAGCAGAACTTGTATACCTactacaatttaaaaataatgatacagtacgcgccagaaaataatgtacatcgacctttagaatgagatttcggctttgtagagcattgtctctgttactcatacctatgtaatgttttgtcggtctcaacgacagagccaatgctctacaaaaaaCCGCTGTCGCTTTCTAAAGGTACATATTTACagatgtgcattattttctgccacatacTGTTACATATATAATACGCGACACATCACAACACAACAAAGCCACAGTGGTTCAGGAGAGCACATTCTGATAGGAGAGCAGCCAAATACGTGCCTGACTATGACCTGCACAAACTGCCAtgacttcagattggactacttgctTTGTGATCACAGAGTGTGTGATGACTGGTATATCTTTAGATTTTATGAGTCTATTCTGCTTTCAGGCTGTTGATGTGATAGGCAAAGCTGGAACCCCCAAAACTATTGCTggttcacacacacacaccacaccAGTGTTGCTATCATTTGGTGAACGAGCAGAACTAGCAACTGACGAGTACATCCCACTGTCACCTGTCATGGAAGGGTTTGTTATTCTCAAGAAGAACGAGGACAGCATCATGGCCTCCGTTCAGTAGAGATCTATCATTCAcacaatatattaataataattagtattaaccTTTTAATGTAATTTCCTTTGTcttaaataaacataattaaatCAGTTTTGATTGTTATTCAACAACACCTACGTTCAGACTGAGAGTATATAGAATTTGTGATCACCTCAAAAATGTagggcacagagtacattggttaATTGGTATACTAATGTAGGCAGGGGAGATAACTACATTAATAACCATCAACCATTATAATTTAGTGTAATGCgcaaaaatgacttctcacttATAGTATAGTACACAAGTATAATAAACTGATGCCACAGTGCTGTTGTCACAGTTCTGAACAATGAAGCTAATTTTGTATTCAGAACTGTAACTAGCTaaccaataaaaaataagttaggAGGGTTAAAATAATGCAAAATactagaaaaaatatatttatatacctaatattaagtAATCTTACAGGTATTTCTAAGTTATAATGCATCATTTTTTTTTGGACTTGATATCGAATATTCAGTATCTTTCTGATTGGTTTCATTCTCTTCGTCACTTGACTCATCACTACTAGCCGATTCCTTGCAATCTTTACTGTCTGTAGTTTTAGGCTTTTTCTCTTTGGTCTTTGCTTTTTGTTTTCTCTTTAACCTCTTAGCCCTCTTCTTGGCTGTTTTTTCTTCtgctttctttttattttcttctattTTACTGTGATattcatcatctagtttttccTGGAATAAAACATGAATTCTTAGTGGCTGACCTTAAGAGGTGTGCTAATGCTTGCTGCAAGGAGATGAAGTCAGGATTACAAATTAACTTTTATATTGAAAGAATATAGCTTGAACTTCAAGACAATCATCCTTTTGGAATGTAATAGAATATGCAGGGTGTAAAGGAAATAATGCTTAACAAAAACTGAAAACAGGCATTCAGTCATTGAAATTTTTCATGTCTTTTCTTgatttaaacaatattttttgcaattttttaaagTAGTTTTCAACATGGAATCACCTATGTGATCTATAGATCccaaattattttgtaaataaaaaaaatttacaagaaaaataaataccgacttcaatacctagccacaaacactaaaaattaaaaaataatttaatctattacctaatttattatgtaacaagagttaatatagttccatgataatagtttttattttttttgtaaaaaaaaaattatttcacaatttttagtgtccccatggtattaaaatatgctatgcctggttaaaaatctactgtttactaagctattacactgttcgcgagcaatttactcttatccgttgaggagttccattatctacaTATCTtcaaagatgttcatcagatctttaccaaatttaaatgggaccaactttgaactataaccctttcaaacaaaaaaagaattttcaaaatcggtccaggcgtcttcgagtaatcgggacataaaacatttaaaaaaaaaccaacgaattgagaaccttctccttttttaaaagtcggttaaaaacaataaaatgatatttaacACAATAAGCAATGTAAATTAAAACTTTCATAAATGTGAGATATCAGCTGTTGCATGTCCCATAGTGGCCATGGAGCTACGAATCAGCTTGGCTTATAATGCCTATAGAAGCTTCAATTTTGATGAcaatatagttacttatagttataaatactattatgatattgaaaaatattacgTGAGATACCTTGTCACTCTTTTCTTGTATGAACTTTTGCCTAGCATATTCTTTTCTTCTTAGATGTCTGTAAACATGGAATTCTCCAGAACCAGCACCAGCACTTGATCCCATTACATTACGGACAAAATCTGGCGGTGGACCCAGTGATTTTTGCTTAGGTCCATCTGGTATCACAACCGGTTTGTCCTAtgaaacaattattatattactagactACTGAGACTTCTAATAATGCTCAATCTTTTATTACATTAACCTGACAGTAGCTAAAGTTACTAATATTAACAAAACCTTGTGGGATAACGGATAAATACTAAAACAATTAGTGTTTGTTGTCATTCTTACTGGATTTTTCATCAGCTTTTCAAGTTTTAACCTCTGAAGATCCGTCGCATTTTTAATTACGATTGGTTTCTTTTCTTCGTCCTTTTCTTTTGTGCtcatgattatttttattctctAATGATTTGAAATAGTTAGTAAAGTAAAGTATAGGTATTACAAATAATTGTCATGATGAggtttaaattgtttttaacaCAAGTAAACAAACACCATGACCGACCGTATATATTGATAAaagtatataatgtactctgtgcaccGACCTGAccagaaaaaacattatttttttacaatttattttacggccctggataacagtcctttaaggcctttcaacCTTTCCAACTATAAAGGAGTGAattcacagactacagtgtataaaggGAGAGTATATAAATACTTAGTTCAACAATTATTTAGGTATAACAAATCATTTTCTAGATCTACTAAAAAAAGATGGgtattttgcaataaaatttaagagGTTCCATAGCatcaaattataattatatcaaCCATTAATCGATTTCAGACTTCGATGTTTTTACTCGACTTCGATTATGGAACATGACAATTCTAGCATATATTTTACTCTTTGGTTATCAAGTACACAGCCCTAATTTCACCTTGTGGAGGTCAAACCGTACTCGGCATTCGGCAACCGGCGAAAGCAATTTCCAATTTGCAAAGGTTAAAGAAGTCAACTCGAAGAAATCTTCAGttattcataaaagtaagtcTTAAAAACTTATAAAGAATATCTTGATGATAATTAGATACCcgatttttagttttaagttttgggttaaaattaattttattaggtaatCTAATCTCTGATGATCTTTTGTTAGTCAATACTCATTAGTATAAATCAtcctaaaacaaaataaaaacaatcttCATTGATTTCATAtagaactaggtacctacctacccccTATTTGTAAATGATTCGCCATTTAAATTCGTTGTTTAATGTCATTCACAGGTATTCATTTCAAATAAACACCAAAATGCCGATCAAATCGATCAAGGCTCGTCAAATCTTCGACTCCCGTGGCAACCCTACAGTGGAAGTTGATCTGGTAATTTTCTAGTTCTATTAacctatttttttctaaatatctTCATGCCtgcctaccgcggttgtttgacagctacaatgtcacgatcgcaatcatctctgattggttaatgctcgctcactattggccacaatgcattgttgcataaagaatcgcacaaattcagccaatcagaacaattgagattgtaataatgattgatgcaggttttagacaatcgccctaatGATTTATAATGTTATGTCTCTATTTCAGTAGTTTAGAGAATATGTTGAATAATTTCCCCCCAAATCATTACTTAGTAGATAATGatactaaaatatgtaatatcaGTAACaatgatttttatgcataatagtttttgatttattgtgtaaaatgtcgaaaaaatatacctgtagtacagaaccctcggtgcgcgggtctgactcgcactttcgGATTTTTTTATAGGTCACCGAGCTTGGCCTCTTCCGTGCAGCAGTACCGTCTGGAGCCTCCACCGGTGTCCATGAAGCTCTGGAGCTCAGAGACAATGTGAAGGGGGAATACCACGGCAAAGGTGTACTCACTGCCATTAAGAATATCAACTCTGTCATTGCCCCGGAACTTTTGAAACAAAACTTAGAAGTCACACAACAAAAAGAGGTGAATCTTTTCTCTACTAttataaaattgttaatttatttgtaaactagctgatgcctgcgactttgttcgcgtggaattacggtctttaaaaattccgtgggaactctttgattttccgggataaaaagtagcatatgtcactctccaggtctttatcgtgattttttgcatgggtatacccatgcaaaaaatcacgtcaatccgttgcactgttgcgacgtgattgaaggacaaactaacaaacaaacacactttcgcatttataatatgggcactTATTGCAAACACTTACCTTTTGTATTTCCAAATAGCTAGGTACTACTCAGATTAAATTACTACTTTTAACTTTGATCAAAATAGGCTCACCAGAATCTTGAGACATCTTGATCAGAATTAAGCGTGCCTGCCTGTCAATATTGATCACTCTCTATCAAAATTCCTCTTCCCCCTGGACCTCGATTGTTAGCAGACGTGTCCCTAGCCTCTGTAATTTCACACCGAAAATAAAATTCGATAGTAATAAATCGGTTCAGATTACTAGGAGTGCAACAGTAGTTGACGGTGGACAGTTTTAAACATCAAGACTCCGTGTGTGTGTGCCAACAATGGACAACTGATACGTAAGACTCTCACACATTCGTACCCGTATTGTTATAAACATGTGCATGCATTAATTCTGCCTCATGTGCAAGAGTGTACATTGGTATAAGGAGACCGAAAGTGTAGTACAGGCGTAGTAGTGTGCGTGCTGTACGTATGTGAGAAGTCCGTACATAGTTCACAAGTCTGTGCGTCTATGCGACCCTAGTACTAATTACGCAAAATTGACAATTTAATTTGGTAGTTTGTTAGTGTTTCttgtattattgaaattctgTGAACTTTGTTAATTTTCTTAGATTATATGAATATAATCTTGATGCAAAACTGCTTGCTATATTATGCGATCCTGGTACTCGAAGTGAAATATTGACAAAGATTATAACAGCATAGATAGGACAGAGTGGACAGACCATTGATATATAAAAACATAGATaggacttgaataaaatataatatgacaatGAACAAGTCGTTATCAGATCCCAATATAGATGATATTTGTCAAAGGGATACTACACCgccaaattttatgtcaattCGACACAAAAGAAAACGGGATGAGGACATAACTTCAGAATTATGCATTTTTCGGgaagaaatgaaaaatatgattAAATCTCTGTTTTCGGTGCAAGAACAAGAATTAAAGAAAATATCACCCACTCTTAAGGATATTCAAGTAACGAATCGTAATATTGAGAATACTATTGCATTTTTGACCAGTCAGAATGAGGAGTTTAAAGCAAAAATCGACAAATTGGAATCACAGGCTAAAGAAGATAGGAAATATATTAATACTCTAGAAGAAAAAATAGAGGACATACAAAGAACAAGTAGAAAAgccaattttgaaataaaaaatgtaccCAAAAAAGTCAACGAAACAAAAGAGGACCTTATAGAAATGGTCAGCTGCTTGTCCAAATGTGTTGACAGCAGCATAACAGCTAATGACATTAATGATATTTACAGAGTACGCGGGAAGAAAGATGGTATTAAGAACACACCAATAGTAGTTGAAACCTCCTCTACTATACTAAAGGCCGAACTTTTAAAAAGGTGTAAAAGCTACAACGTTAAATACAATTCAAAACTATGTGCCAAAAACCTGGGACACCGTACTGCAGAAGACACTCCTATTTTTGTGTCGGATCATCTTACCCCTAAAGGGGCCCATCTCTTTTTTCTGGCACGCGAGCTCATAAAGACGAAGGCATACAGATTTTGCTGGACAGCCTACGGCAAAGTACTAATAAGAAAGGATGAAAATTCCCCAATTATCACAATAAAAAATGAAGCTCAAATTCCGTATCTTTTGCAAGGACCGTGACTATATAGGGGTATCTTCAAGATTAAGCTAAattttaaaagtcaatttgtaaACAGTATGATTTATCTAACAATACTAACCTTAGCTTTAATTGTTCTATGTTCTACTAATACCTATTCTCAGTTTAcacaaatattatact
Proteins encoded in this region:
- the LOC117988773 gene encoding PRKR-interacting protein 1 homolog — encoded protein: MSTKEKDEEKKPIVIKNATDLQRLKLEKLMKNPDKPVVIPDGPKQKSLGPPPDFVRNVMGSSAGAGSGEFHVYRHLRRKEYARQKFIQEKSDKEKLDDEYHSKIEENKKKAEEKTAKKRAKRLKRKQKAKTKEKKPKTTDSKDCKESASSDESSDEENETNQKDTEYSISSPKKNDAL
- the LOC138403376 gene encoding uncharacterized protein PF3D7_1120000-like, which codes for MTMNKSLSDPNIDDICQRDTTPPNFMSIRHKRKRDEDITSELCIFREEMKNMIKSLFSVQEQELKKISPTLKDIQVTNRNIENTIAFLTSQNEEFKAKIDKLESQAKEDRKYINTLEEKIEDIQRTSRKANFEIKNVPKKVNETKEDLIEMVSCLSKCVDSSITANDINDIYRVRGKKDGIKNTPIVVETSSTILKAELLKRCKSYNVKYNSKLCAKNLGHRTAEDTPIFVSDHLTPKGAHLFFLARELIKTKAYRFCWTAYGKVLIRKDENSPIITIKNEAQIPYLLQGP